GAGGTGCATAGTCCAAAAATAGGAAGAACACATTGGAATCATCCGTGCATTAACATGGAATGTGCGATAGGATACGATGGACAACAAAGAACAGGTATAAAAACTATACAACTTGAATGTCAGTTAAGCCCAAAGGTGAAGTGATAAATCATGAAATACTATAATGCCGAGGACAAGAAAATACATTGAAAAACATATATCAGAAAATATGTATAAGGTGTATAAGGGGCCATTGATGCAGATAAAAAAAACATCAAAAGGTACCATTTGTACCTTTTTTAGCTCCTCGAGTTTACTAGTGTAAACTGCTTCAGTCTCATCATCACCTTCTTCATAAAGCCAATCTTCTGTCTGCTGTAGATTAACTGAGATTTCTTCCCTTTCAGAATCAGTAGCAAAGCTCCGATACCTCTCAGAAAGCTAGAAAACAATTTATCAGAGAACAGAACTTTTAGGTTGGGAAAGGAATTGGGAAAACACTCTCAGACTGCCACCTTATTACGGGTGTCGTACACGTAGGATTCCAATGCGTTCTTCCTCTCTTTCGTTCGCTCGACAAGTTTATCCTGATAGGCCAGTTGTTGTTCTTGCTCTTGAGCTTCCAGCAATTCCTGCTTGCTCATTACGCCATAAATAGACTCAACAATTTGCAAGTCCTGCCGGTGCATTGGCGGTTCATTTCTCGACTTGTGATCCTGCACATAATAACAGTTGTCACACCTAGTTAGTTGGGCAATAATTGAAAGATGACAGTTGCATCATTTCTCGACTTTTAACATTTTATGCATCTGGTAGGGTATTCCCTCCCCCATTTCAAATACTCAACATACAAGGTATAAATAATCTTACGGTACCTTATCCCAACCAGCTAAGGATTAACAAGATTATCACAAAATTTAGCACCTTAAATAGTTAAAGTATCATATATATGCCAGTGGATTTGCATATAGTACCCACAAAAGGAGTATGCTTGCAAGTTAGTGCAGCACGTTTATTACCAACTTCAACACAGAACGCCAGCTGGCAATTATACTCATATAGAAACTCATGTACTACAATAGTTGTGAAAGTCTGCTGAATTTGCATGCCTTTGGTCATCATACTGCAATTTAGTTAGAGGAACACATGTAGCATAGATCTAGGACCAGGGAGGGCTGGCATAATTCCTTACCATGTTATCATTGGAATCGAGTTCCATAGAGTCAGCAGAATTTGCATCCCTTTGATCATCGTCAATCAACTGAGGCAGTTTAAAGGTTAGAAAGACAATATTGAACAACTTATAACTAAAATCTGGCAGTGACTATGAAAGTTGACACTTACAACAGCTGATTCCACTGAAATAAGTCCATGGAGATTTAACCGGATTTTTACTTTCACTTTAGATTTTTCACTATGTGCTTGGAAAGGTCCAATCTGCAATAAGGAAATCACAACACTAGAATGATTAGAAGTAATCATGGAAGACATCAACATTTAACAGTAAGCGTAACTTCGTTCAATGCATGTGAGCATATTTCTTGTGCCACGATTCAACTGGCGTACATGTTTCATAGCTTTTGGAAGAGGTTCGACATACAAATTATGAGGTCACCGCAGTAGGTAAATGTGCATGTTACATCCTCCTCTCCCAGCCCCTAAAACCCCTAACCCACCCACCCCAAAAAAAAACTTTGTCCCGAACCATGACCTAATATATATGAAGCTACCACCGGTCCATCCGAAATTAAGGATTCAAACTGTGGATCCCAGAGTTTCAgggataaataaataaaatgcgagAGAGCACAACACTGATCTTTGAGTGCATTAAGGTCAGCTAGAGTTAGGAACACAAAAGTTATCTAAAATGTTTTTCAAAATGATGATCACTTGATCAGAAACTAAACAACCTGATACTTTGCGGTACAATAAAGGCACCACATGAGCTCTTACAAGACGAAATTTTATGATTTGTTAAGACAGCATGTTAGTGTTTCATGGTCAACTGAAGAGAGGCAGCATTGTGAATATGATGACTTCAATGATGACAGGAAAACATAACAATACTTTTTTGTTGAAAATATGTGTTGCAATCTCTTTAGAGAATGAAGTTGCAAAGTAGTTTCTGAAGAGAATCATTTCGTGATCTATAATATAAATCCTACAGTTCCAATTGTCTTGTTCTAGCACTAATGTTTACAATGGTTCACACTTACCAGGCATACACATTGAAGATATGCACTTCCAAATAAGAGATACTACAAATTGACTACCATCTTTATACTCACGTGTTATGATTGACAAGATTGTTTATCCATTCTAGGAGTATTGTCCATTGCCTACTAAAGCACCAATTAAGTGAACACAACAAGGCGTCTAGATGATAAGGCAGCAGAAGACATGAAAAAAGGTATCTTCTGATTATTGTAATTAACTTGTAAGCAAGGAGTGAAAGCATCAAAGGTTCTACAGAAACAGTGGTGCCATGAAATGAAACAGAAGACATGAAAAAACTATCTTCTGGTTATTGTAATTAACTTGTAAGCAAGGAGTGAAAGCATCAAAGGTTCTACAGAAACAGTGGTGCCATGAAATGAAACACTGTTGTCTTGGAAGCTATTGTATTCACATGGAGATAACAGAGTCTTAGAGCTAAATAAAACAAAAGAGACATCTGGATCAAAAGGCTAAAACATGATCACATTTTATCAGTCAAGAGAGTTAATTGCATACCTCAAAACTACCGATTTGTGTTGAGGTGCCAGGGGGCAGTTCATTCTCATCCACGTAAAAAGCATCCAAAGTAAAACCACTGGTCCTATGCAAAGTAATTATCTTAACACTAGGAAGGGGCTGGCCTCTCCGGAACAATGCGTTGCTTGTCAATGCTGATATTGGGCCTTCATTTGTGCAAAATCCTATTGAGGCAGGGATTACATCTTGCACCTGAAATACACCAAATGCAACATTTCTCAGTAAACAGCCAGCAATACAGCATGCTTCAAGTACCACACTAAGCTTATATAACAAGAGACTATACAAGATAAAAGCTGGCATGCATACCTCATACTCCCGAACACGGAATGTGGGACTAAGCATTGCACACTGCAACGCGCAACCACGAGCCACGCACTCACTGACATTGATTGTGCGACTAGGCTCCCTTCTAAAGAATCCGGCCAGAACTCTAGCAATAGCAGGTACCCGAGACCCTGACCCAACGAGCTCCACAGACTGCAGCTTATCCAATCCAATACCTGAATCTGCCATCGCCCGCCTGCACGGCTCAACAACTCTCTCCAGCAACTCAGCACAGAGCTTCTCAAAGTCTTCCCTCCGGATCATCCCCCTCACGTCCTTCTCCTCCATGAGGCACTCTATGTTGACCACGGCCTCGGCGTTCGCGCTCAACACCTTCTTCGCCTTCTCACAGGCGGCCCTCAGCCTCATGCTCGCCTTCACATTACCCACGACATCGATCTTATACCTGTCCCTGAACTCCTCAGCGAAATGCTCGAACAGCACCTCGTCAAAGTCCCGGCCGCCCAGGTCCGCATCGAAGCCGTGCGACAGCACCTTCATCCCGGACGCGTCGAAGGCGACGACCCCGGCCTGGGTGTCGGAGTGGCCGACGTCGACGAAGGCGACGAAGGTGGGGCCCCCGGCGACGCCGAGGTCGGAGCGGTAGAGGCCGTAGCCGAGGGCGGTGGCGGCGAGGTCGTGCATGAGGCGGAGCGGGCGGAGCCCCGCGACGGCCGCGGCGTCGACGTAGGCGCGGCGCTGCGCCTGCGTGAGGTAGCAGGGGACGGAGATCACGCAGTCGGCGACGGGGGCCCCGAGGTCGTCCTCGGCGAGCTGGCGCAGGTAGGCGAGCAACATGGCGAGGATGTGGGTCGGGGAGAGCGCGATGCGGCGGCCGAGGTGGTCGACGTGGACGCGGGCGCCCCCGCCGGCGCCGGAGCGGGCGACGTCGACGGGGAAGGGGAGGCGCGGGAGGTCGCGGGGGGCGGGGcgggaggcgaggaggaggaggcgcttgGGGCTGGAGAAGGGGGCGTGGGAGGATGCGGCGCCGGACGCGTGCGCGCCCAGCAGGCGCGCGCTGTgggagaaggcgacggcggccGGCGACTCGCGCTTGGACTCGGCGTTGAGCAGCACGTCGATCCCacgctgccgcgccgccgccgccaccagggtGTCGTTGCCCACGTCGAGCCCCACCACGCtcatcgcggcggcggcggcgacggcggctggccGGGGATTGGGATTCGGGATTCGATCGACGCGGCGAGGGGGTCGGGACTCGGGAGGGAGTGGGATTTTGGGGGGTGGGTGCGGGTGCGGGTGTGGGCGTGGGGGGTGGTGCGCCGGACCGGAGGGGAGGGGTACGGGCCGCGGGCGCCGGTGTGGGCGAGGACTAGTCTGGACTCTGGAGAGCAGGTGGTGCGGTCGGGTCGGGTCGGTTTTGCTGGCCCTGTCACTGCTCTGCTGGGACATGACTGACTGGTCCAATGAAGTTGCTAATCAGTAATCGCCATAATCATCGATTAACGATTAATCAATAATCCATCACATGTTAGTGATGCCATTCATTCAGATAGATGCCTTTGGTTTTGTTCGGGCTAGTTTTGATCTATACTTCCAAGTGCATTCCATCGATCGATCTCTTCATGTCTCTTATCCATCAGCCTCCCAATATTTTTTTTGTTCAGCAGTTTAAGACTGCAGAATGGGTGGATCAGATGGTTAATTAAGTTCAGGAAGGGCATCCCAGATTACACCCTTCACGATTGGAGCCCTTGCCACATAATTATAACCTTTGCGTTTGAGCTCTGTTTACTGGtattgatgtactccctccgttctgatttactcgtcgtggttttagttcaaaagtACTAGGTAAGGTAACATGTGAAAGTTGAAACAGACACATGAGTCCTGGAACAACAGATTAAAGAAGTACTGTTGTGAATTATTTTTTCATAATTCTAGAAGATGAACCCTGTTGCAATATGTGTATCTATCCTTTTTTTGTGGAAAGTATGTGTATCTGCCCAACCCATAAGTATTAGGCATGGACAAACCTAAAATGTAATTTGTATTGATGCCAAATGAAACAGAACACCTTAGGTTTGAAAGATAATTGTCCTGGATGCTCATAATATTTGTTGTGTCATGAGATACTTAGTCATTTGTAGCTGCCCTGTATCAAAACCATGGTCATGGGTCATGCAGTCTAGGCCCCAACAGACTCCATTTATTCTTTTCTCGTTCATGGTTGTcaatgtagtactccctccattctaaaatatAATGTGtccgcgcttcccgaggtccaactttgaccataaatttaaccaacgaaacCGACTGCGACGGgataaaaaattatataattaaaaactttttttgaatacgaattcactggtataacttttgctcccgacgcagtcggtctcgttggttaaatttatgatcaaagttgaaGCACGAGAATAGAGCAAgcactatattttgaaacggagggagtagttcatagagGGTAGGGTGCCCAAAAGTATATGTATAGTTAGCTTACGTGTGACCACGTACCAATTTTTTGATAGATACAAATGGAATCTGTAATATTATATCCTATTTTTACCGGTTTGCTTATTAATGCGTTTCTATCATGTAAATTCTGCAGGGAAGTTCTACTCTGCAGTGCTCTTTGCCATTCGTGGCTTCCTATGAAAAATCTGCCACTTAACTGAAAGTATGTCAAGGGAATACCTTATATGATTATAGGTTAGTTGCTTCCATGTGATTGTTGTTTTTAGTTACATGGATAATGTTGATCTCGGAGCTTATATATGTAAAAGTTATCATGCTCTTTTCAGACAATTGCTTTGAGACAAAAGGAATTGATATTTGTGTTAGCAGGAAGAAGGGGAGGAGAAATTGTTACTCTTTTGTTCAGATAATCTTCAAAGGTTTTATTATTCTAATATTGAAGCTTCATCACTCACTGTCAAGTGTAGCAAGTTACTACAATGGCCATGTTTCGGGAAAGTGCTCATATGAGCCCGAGCACACCTAAGCTCGCTATCTACGCCATCAGCTGGCTTCGGGATGCTCGACCGAACAGGTATGGGCCCAGGTATACTCCCTGTATTGTTATTTTATCCAGGGCCCATGGCCCACATCTGAAAAGTGGCCGACGTTACCCCGTTATGGACGCCCAAACCGGCTCGGATGGGAGACGACGGTATGGGCCGTCATCTATCGGATTCTGGACCAACATCGTCCCCATTTTCATCCTTCTCTGCCGCGACGCAGGTGCAGCCACCGGCGGCAGGATCGTGGTCGCCGTATCCCTGAAGAGTGTCAGCGCCGGCAACTCCCGTGGCCTTCCACCATCACAGCGTTTCGTCCAGATCAGTATCATCAgcacctagccccctgcaaaataCAGGCGTTAGTCTTTAGACATTCGTAAGATCATGCAGGTGTTCATTCCTGAATATCAACTAGATTATAGATGCTTGCATCCTCCGAGACAGCAGAAAGAGCAGAAGACAAATTTATGGCACCTCAGATCCTTCTCCTTCACGGACGCCCTCCGAAGCTACATCGACCTGAAAATGCCATTCATGCCAAACTGACGAACATCCCCAAAACATAGAAAAGAGCCACATACAACACGAATGCAAAGTACCTCCACCAAAAGCACATCTCGCTCGGAGTATGCATCTGATCGTGTAATTGCTGATCCGCCGTCCGAGAAGACAGGGGGAGCCATCTCCTCTCTTTGCCAAGAGCTGCACAACAGTATTGCTATATCTACATGAACCAATGACAAACGCAGGGGACAACTCATCTCAGTCTCACCTGGTAAATATGTATACAGTCTCCACAGTGC
This portion of the Triticum dicoccoides isolate Atlit2015 ecotype Zavitan chromosome 7A, WEW_v2.0, whole genome shotgun sequence genome encodes:
- the LOC119328948 gene encoding heat shock 70 kDa protein 16-like → MSVVGLDVGNDTLVAAAARQRGIDVLLNAESKRESPAAVAFSHSARLLGAHASGAASSHAPFSSPKRLLLLASRPAPRDLPRLPFPVDVARSGAGGGARVHVDHLGRRIALSPTHILAMLLAYLRQLAEDDLGAPVADCVISVPCYLTQAQRRAYVDAAAVAGLRPLRLMHDLAATALGYGLYRSDLGVAGGPTFVAFVDVGHSDTQAGVVAFDASGMKVLSHGFDADLGGRDFDEVLFEHFAEEFRDRYKIDVVGNVKASMRLRAACEKAKKVLSANAEAVVNIECLMEEKDVRGMIRREDFEKLCAELLERVVEPCRRAMADSGIGLDKLQSVELVGSGSRVPAIARVLAGFFRREPSRTINVSECVARGCALQCAMLSPTFRVREYEVQDVIPASIGFCTNEGPISALTSNALFRRGQPLPSVKIITLHRTSGFTLDAFYVDENELPPGTSTQIGSFEIGPFQAHSEKSKVKVKIRLNLHGLISVESAVLIDDDQRDANSADSMELDSNDNMDHKSRNEPPMHRQDLQIVESIYGVMSKQELLEAQEQEQQLAYQDKLVERTKERKNALESYVYDTRNKLSERYRSFATDSEREEISVNLQQTEDWLYEEGDDETEAVYTSKLEELKKLVDPIEYRCKDEEARAEATRELLKCIVDHRMAAKSLSAPERDAIDNECTKVELWLRESSQLQESLPKNVDPVVWSHEIKKKEEELDMSCSKIVTSRARGHDNDDGC